Proteins co-encoded in one Desulfosalsimonas propionicica genomic window:
- a CDS encoding hydrogenase iron-sulfur subunit, translating into MSESFEPTIIGFFCNWSAYAGGDLAGVMRIQYPPNLRPIRVMCTGMVHPDLVLDAFSRGADGILVMGUHPGECHYLEGNEKARARGEAVKMVLEDSGIDPQRFAIEWVSSAEAPRFAEKVSGFTETIKALGPCMADFPQHAAGY; encoded by the coding sequence ATGAGCGAAAGTTTTGAACCGACAATCATTGGGTTTTTCTGCAACTGGAGTGCATATGCCGGCGGGGATTTGGCCGGTGTCATGCGTATCCAGTATCCGCCCAACCTGCGCCCGATCCGGGTGATGTGCACCGGTATGGTGCATCCGGACCTGGTGCTGGATGCCTTTTCCCGGGGGGCTGACGGTATCCTTGTGATGGGGTGACATCCCGGGGAATGCCATTACCTGGAGGGTAATGAAAAAGCCCGGGCAAGGGGGGAAGCCGTAAAAATGGTCCTGGAGGATTCCGGCATTGATCCCCAGCGGTTTGCCATTGAATGGGTTTCGTCAGCCGAGGCCCCGCGTTTTGCAGAAAAGGTCAGCGGGTTTACGGAAACAATAAAGGCCCTTGGCCCCTGCATGGCCGATTTCCCCCAGCATGCGGCCGGTTACTAA